The genome window CCGGCCAGCAAATCGTAAATTGTTAAACCGATGGTATAAAAAGCGCCGCTCCACCACTCGTAATTAGGGATAATGAACGATTCATTTTTAACCAGGTGTGCTGCATTTTTTAAAAGTAATCCGCGTTCGTACAGCGCTTCCCTTACCAGGCCAATATCGCCCTGTGCAAGATAACGTACACCGCCATGAACCAGTTTTGTGCTGCGGCTGGAAGTTCCCTTAGCAAAATCTGCCTGTTCAAGCAGTAAGGTTTGATACCCGCGCGATGCAGCGTCAAGCGCGGTGCCCAGGCCAGTAGCGCCACCGCCTACCACAATTATGTCCCAAACCTTTTCAGGATCGGTAATAGCATTGACTAATTTTTCACGTCCGGTATTAACCACAGTCTTTCATTTAGATTTAACAGGTTAGGTTCAAATCTAAATATAAGAATTGTATTATCACCACCGGCGATAAATGAACGGGAAATGATAACAGTATGTTAATTAAAATTCAACCTATTCTGTAACTAAACCTTATTCAGCAATTCCGAGTTTTAAATTTATTCCACCCCTTTTACATTCATCTTTAACGTGTAAACGGCTTTGGAAGCAGTAATAAATAAAACATCCCTGTTAACCCCGCCAAAGCATAGGTTGGCTGTCCACGGTTCCGGAACGGGAATATGCCCTATTTTTTTACCCTCAGGGCTGTAAATAGTAACCCCGTTGCCGCTTATATACAAATTCCCCCGCTCATCAAGGGTTATTCCGTCGCCACCTTGCGGCGCAAACAAAGCACGTCCGGTAAGCTTACCCCCTTTGCCGATAGTGAATTTGTACATTTTATTATCGCCGATATCTGCAACATAAAGGTATTTGCCATCCGGTGTACCAACTATTCCATTAGGTTGTTTCAGGCTTGCATCCGCCAAAACAGGTTGTTTTTTGCCTTTTGGCAGGTAGTAAACTTTTTGTCCGCCGAGTTCTGATTTGGTCCTCGTCCAATAATCGCGCTGGTAATAGGGATCTGTCATAAAGATGCCCCCCTTTCCGTCTATCCAAATATCATTGGGGCCGTTCATTAAATGGCCTCCAAAATCAGTCATTATCACTTTGATTTTTTTTTTAGGACTGATAGCCCACAACTGGTTATGCTCGTCGGCACAGGTAACCAGGTTTCCTTTTTTATCAAAATACATCCCGTTGGAACGGCCGGCATTATCCAAAAAAATCGATAATTTTCCATCAATACTATATTCCCAGATCTTGTTATTCGGCTGATCTGTAAAAAAAACGTTTCCATTTTTATCAACTGATGCCCCCTCGGTAAAAGCAAATTGGTTGGATATCAATTGCGGTTTGGATAAAGTGTCGTATAAAGCTGTATCCTGCGCGAACGCTTTTGTTGTAATAACCAGCAGTAAAACGAAACCTGCTATTTTAAAAATGCCTTTCATGCTGTTTTAAATTTTACCTGCTTCTTTATATAACCCAAAATCACTTAACGCAATGCCTGTTGCAGCTTTTGTTATTCGTAACCTAACCTTACTGGCCGTCACATCTTGCGGCAGGCGAATTAGCCGGTTACCGCCAATACTTGTAGCGGCGGCAATCTGCACCCACTTACCATCTTGCCAGGCGTCAACAGCAACCGCATCTATCCGCTGGCCAAGTTTAATATTTTCCCTGAGCCTTATAACATTAAATACTTTTTCGCTGTGGAGATTTAAAGTCAGCTCTGGTGTTTTTACGCTGTCATCAGTAGCCCAATAGCTATAGCGATTTTCATCCAGCAGGTTCGCAGCGCCGTATTTTGCCTTATTACCGCCTCTTGTATTACTTGCTTTAAGCGCAGCCCCTTTAGCCAGGTTTACGGCAAATGTTTTTTTAAGGATCGCCCCGAACTCCTTCAAAGATTTTACATCATTTTCATATAACAAGCCCCTCCTGTCCGGCGACAGCCCCAGGTCGAGCGCAGCACCTCTCCCAACACTTTGATAATAAAGACTTAACAACGTATCGGGCGATTTAACTTTATCATCCTGGTCTTTATGGTAAAACCATCCCGGGCGTAAAGAAACATCACATTCAGCCGGCATCCAGAATTTGCCATCCCGCTGCCCTTCGGTGCCTTCATAATCTTTAGTGTAGCCGTTACCGGCCTCTTTTCCTTCATCGGGGGCGTGCGGCGTGTAGGTTGCCCAGCTGGTTTCGCCGGCATGGCCATTCTCGTTACCAACCCAACGCACATCAGGGCCTACATCGCCAAACAGAACAGCATTGGGTTGCATCCTGCGCGGTATTGCCCAGGTATCTTTCCAGCCGTAGTAAGTAGACCGGTCAATTTTTCTCACCTCCTTTGCACCGCCGTAATAACCATCTCCCCCATTTGCGCCATCAAACCACGAAATAAATACGGGGCCGTAGTGGGCGTATAACTCCTCAAGTTGTTTACGATATACTTCGGTTACATATTCCGGCTTTCCATAAAGCGCACTGTTCCTGTCCCAGGGTGAGCAGTAAACGCCCATTTTCATACCTAATTTGTTACAGGCGTCTCTGTATTCCTGTAAAATATCGCCTTTCCCGTTTTTATACGGACTTTTTGAAATATTGTGTTCCGTGGTTTTTGTAGGCCACAAACAAAAACCGTCATGATGCTTGGCAACCACTACAATTCCTTTAAAACCACCTGCCTTTGCTGCGCCAACAATCTGCATGGCATCAAATTGCGTGGGATTAAAAATAGCGGGATCTTCATCACCATACCCCCATTCCTTATTGGTGTACGTGTCGGGTCCGAAATGAATAATGCAATACATTCCTGTTTCCTGCCAGTTTAGCTGGCCTTTGGTAGGCAGCGGTCCGTACGGCTTTGGTGCCGGCTGCGACACGGCTAAACTACCCGCCAGTAACAAGACAGGTAATAACAGGTTTTTCATTGTTAAGATCATTTATTGAAGATAAATTTATATTGATTTTGCTAATGTAAATGTTTTCGACAAAATTATAGCAGCAATATATTCATCGCGCGCAGTGAATTCTGCTTCAAACAAATTAAATTAGCGCACTTATGCGTAAGAAAATAAAATTTCCCATTGTTGTATTAATCGCAATGGTCTTCACTCCCGGCTTACTCCGGGCGCAGGAAAAATCAATCTATAAAGATCAGGCTCAAACTATTGATAACCGCGTGAAAGACCTGGTGTCAAAGCTCACTTTAGAGGAAAAAATATCGCTGTTAGGGTATAACAGCAAGGCAATTCCCAGGCTTGGCATCCCGGCATATAATTGGTGGAACGAAGCACTGCATGGTGTTGCCCGCGCCGGCGAAGCAACCATATTCCCTCAGGCTATTGGCATGGCTGCTACATTTAACAACGA of Mucilaginibacter xinganensis contains these proteins:
- a CDS encoding SMP-30/gluconolactonase/LRE family protein, which translates into the protein MKGIFKIAGFVLLLVITTKAFAQDTALYDTLSKPQLISNQFAFTEGASVDKNGNVFFTDQPNNKIWEYSIDGKLSIFLDNAGRSNGMYFDKKGNLVTCADEHNQLWAISPKKKIKVIMTDFGGHLMNGPNDIWIDGKGGIFMTDPYYQRDYWTRTKSELGGQKVYYLPKGKKQPVLADASLKQPNGIVGTPDGKYLYVADIGDNKMYKFTIGKGGKLTGRALFAPQGGDGITLDERGNLYISGNGVTIYSPEGKKIGHIPVPEPWTANLCFGGVNRDVLFITASKAVYTLKMNVKGVE
- a CDS encoding alpha-L-fucosidase, whose product is MKNLLLPVLLLAGSLAVSQPAPKPYGPLPTKGQLNWQETGMYCIIHFGPDTYTNKEWGYGDEDPAIFNPTQFDAMQIVGAAKAGGFKGIVVVAKHHDGFCLWPTKTTEHNISKSPYKNGKGDILQEYRDACNKLGMKMGVYCSPWDRNSALYGKPEYVTEVYRKQLEELYAHYGPVFISWFDGANGGDGYYGGAKEVRKIDRSTYYGWKDTWAIPRRMQPNAVLFGDVGPDVRWVGNENGHAGETSWATYTPHAPDEGKEAGNGYTKDYEGTEGQRDGKFWMPAECDVSLRPGWFYHKDQDDKVKSPDTLLSLYYQSVGRGAALDLGLSPDRRGLLYENDVKSLKEFGAILKKTFAVNLAKGAALKASNTRGGNKAKYGAANLLDENRYSYWATDDSVKTPELTLNLHSEKVFNVIRLRENIKLGQRIDAVAVDAWQDGKWVQIAAATSIGGNRLIRLPQDVTASKVRLRITKAATGIALSDFGLYKEAGKI